The window GACTTTCCCTGCGCGATGAACTCAAGCACCTGCCGTTGACGGGGCGTAAGCTGGGCGGGATCCGCGATCTCGGGGGAATGCGGATAGCTGACGGGCGGCGAGGACATCGCGGGTTCCGGCTTCATCATGAGCGGTGGAACGTAGACTTGTCCCGACTTGATCACGCGCAGCGCGCTCACCACGTCGTCGATGCTCATCGTCTTCGGCACGTATCCGTTCAAGCCGATCGACAGCGCCTTCAGGATGTCTTCGCGGGAGTCCGAGCCCGAGACCACCGCAAGCTGCAGATAGGGAAACTCCTGCCGGACGATCTGCAGGCTCGCGACGTTCATGACGCCGGACATGCTGATGTCGAACGTCGCGAGGCTGATCTCAGGATGGCGGTGCAGTCGCTCGATCGCTTCGTCGAGCGTGTCTACGTCCACGACCTCGTCGAAGCCGAGCTCGTCCTTGAGCACGGCGGCGAGCCCGGCCTTGAACAGCTCGTGGTCATCCGCGATGAGTGCGATCGATCGCGACGGGATCATGATGCTTCCTCCGCTCGGCTCGACCAGGACGGGCCGGCTTGGCTGGACGACGGCGTGGGCCGCACCAGGGTGGTTACATGATCGCGAAGAATCCTTAATCGTCGCTGCGACGCCACGATGAGCGGTTTCGACTGCCGGATCCGCTGGCGCGCCTGCGTTTTCGCAATGCAGGCCACCTCGATCTCCCGGCAGGCGGAGGCCAGCTCCGTCATGCCGAACAGGCTCGCCGTCGAGATCAGGCTGTGAGCCATCTGGGCGACCTCCGTCGGCCGGATGGCGCCGCCGCTGCTGGCGCGCGAAAGCAACTGGGACAAGGCGTCGTCGAACGGCTCCAGGGCCGCGATCGTCCGGTCCGGGCCAATCAGCCTGATGAGCGTCTCGGCCTCGTGGCGGTTCGCCAACCGTTGCGGCTCCACGTCTTCCGGCTCTGCGGCGACGGCCGCAAACCGGTCGACGACCGAGTAGAGCTCGCCCAGGCGAAGAGGTTTGCTGACGAAGCCGTCGAGGCCGGCTTGCTGGAACTCCGAGATCTGCGTGGGCAGGACGTTCGCCGTGCAGGCGATGATCGGCAAAGCGCGAGCGGGGTGTTCGAGGTTGCGGATCGCGCGCGTCGTCGAGAGGCCGTCGATCCCGGTCATGAAGATGTCCATAAGCACCAGATCGAACGCGTGCTTCTGGACCGCCGCGATCGCCTCTTCGCCGCTTCCGACAATGGTGACCTGATGGCCAAGGCATTGCAGGAGTTCGCGCGCCACCTCCTGGTTCACGGCGATGTCCTCCGCCACGAGAATGCGCGCGCTGCGGGCGAGCGACGTTGGCGCGGGGAAGGAGGCTGCGGGATCGACGCCGGGTTCGGCGGCCTCGCGAAGGGCAAGAGTGAAGTAGAGCGTGGTGCCCCGCCCGACCTCGCTCTCGATCCCCACGTCGCCGTTCATGGCCTCGACAAGACGCTTGCTGATCGCGAGGCCCAGACCCGAGCCGCCGAAGCGGGGCTGAATTGATGGGTCGGCCTGGAAATAGCGGCGGAACAGGTTCTTCTGCTGTTGCCGTGTGATCCCGATCCCGGTGTCGGTGACGGTGAACCGCAGCATCCAGTCGCCGCTCTCGGATTTCTCTCCGGTGATCTGCAGCTGGACGGAGCCCGCGAAGGTGAACTTGGCGGAGTTGCTGACGTAGTTGATCAGCACCTGCTTCAGGCGGTTGTCGTCGCCTTCGAAGAAGCGCGGGAGGTCAGGGTCCATCACGATCTGCAGCCGGAAGTCCTTCTTGGCGAAGGCGGCGCTGGTGAGGACTTCGACGTCGTGCACGAGTTCCGAGAGTTCGAAGCGGCGCGTCCGGATCGTGACCCGTCCGCTCTCGACCTGCGCGAGATCGAGGATGTCCTCCATCATGGTGGCGAGCGTGGTGCCGGCCTTTATGATGCGGAGCACGAGGCGCTTCTGCGCCGGCTGGATCGCCGGCTGAACCGCCAGGAGGTCGGC is drawn from Methylopila sp. 73B and contains these coding sequences:
- a CDS encoding response regulator transcription factor; its protein translation is MIPSRSIALIADDHELFKAGLAAVLKDELGFDEVVDVDTLDEAIERLHRHPEISLATFDISMSGVMNVASLQIVRQEFPYLQLAVVSGSDSREDILKALSIGLNGYVPKTMSIDDVVSALRVIKSGQVYVPPLMMKPEPAMSSPPVSYPHSPEIADPAQLTPRQRQVLEFIAQGKSNKEIARILSLSDGTVKVHVNALFRTLGVHNRVSAAAALNTFSRP